The Leptospira brenneri genomic sequence CCACTCCAAAGTGCTCTTTTGTATTTAGATGATTTAATTACAGTGGATGAAACCGATCCGAATGAAAGACGTAATATTCTAAAAAAAATTGAATCTGCAAATCTACGCATTCGAGACTTGGTGAAAGCATTACTTGATTTAGGAAGGATGGAAAGTCCAAATCGGGATTTTGTTTCCCCTTATTATATTTTGGTTCGTACAAGTGAACTTGTAGAAGTGAGTTGCCGAAAGAAGAACATTGATTTTAAAAGGCGGGCCAATCCAAATTTACCGGGAATTTTTGTTCGATGGCAGGAAATTGAACAAGTATTAATTAATTGTGTGGTAAACTCCATCAATGCACTTTCAGAAATGGAGAGTTTGAGACAGTTTCCAAAAATTGAATTGGGTATCGATTTAGTAAAAAATCAAAAAAAAGAATGGGTTGTTTTTACCGTCGAAGACAATGGACCAGGGATTGATGACGAAACTTTAGAAAAAGTTTTTTTACCATTATTTACAACAAGAAGAAATAAACAAGGTACTGGCTTAGGGTTGTCTATTTCAAAGAAGATCATCGCAGAACACGGTGGCGAAATCTATATTAAAACAAAGGAAGGAACAGGAACAAAGGTAGAAATTTACCTTCCTGCTCATACAGACGATAATGGATAAAATTTTAATCATAGATGATGAAGAAGACATTCGAATTGCCTTAAAAAGAGTTTTATCTCGCGAAGGATACCAAATTGAACTTGCGGAATCGGCTACAGAAGCGATCCAAAGAATTTCTGCAGGAGAAACTTTTTCAATCGTAATTTCTGATATTCTAATGTCTGGAATGTCAGGAATTGATTTCACCAAATTCATCGCAGAAAAACAAATTAATCTACCTGTCATTTTGATTACCGGAAATCCAAATTTATCTTCTGCAGAATCAGCAATTCGTTATCATGCTTTTGAATATATTTCTAAACCTGTAGATAAAACCCAAATTCTTTCCGTTGTAAAACGAGCTCTAGAGGTTAAGAACCAAAAAGATTCTGATCTCGAAAAACTAATGTTATCGGAAAAATTAGAAAAAGCCCTTCGAACACAAAACTTAGATTTAAATAGACAAAACGCGGCCATACTCAATGCAACATCGGATGCCGTAATCACAATTGATTCTAAATTAACAGTTGTTTCGGCAAACAAAGCAAGTTTTGAAATGTTTCGATTTAAAATTCCTTTAGATTTAATTGGGCAGTCAGTAAGGATTTTATTCACAGAAAATAAAATGCAAAAATATATGACTCAGGTTTCAAAAGTTTTAAATGAAGAATCCAATCAATCTACTTTGCAATTATCGGATGTTACTTTATTACGTTCGGATTCTACAACATTTTTAGCGGATATTGCCATTTGTTCTTATAGTTTGGATGGGGATACTTATTACACTGGTGTGATCCGAGATGTAACACAAAAGAAGTTGATGGTAGAACAACTCATCCATTCAGAACGAAGAGCATTTTTATCTGTAGTGGCCGCAAGCATTGGACACGAAATCAATAATTCACTTACCGCCATCCAAGGTTTTGTGGAAATGGCCTCCAGAGAAAATGCCGATAACATGTTAAAAGATAGAGCCTTAAAAGTAACCCTCAACCAAACTGAAAAGTTAAGAGCGCTTACCTCAAACTTATTACAACTAGGAAAATCTTTAAAATCTAACGGTGAACAATCAAAAATTTTAGATTTAAATAAAGAAGTTAATTCTGTTCTTCAAGTATTCAAAGAAACAGCCAAATTAAAATACTGTCAGATCAAAAGAGAAGAATCTACGGAAGAAATTCCGATCCGAATGAATTCAGACCAATTTGCTCTCTTGCTTTCCAATATCTTACTAAATGCAGCTGATGCTACTAATAACATTGGAACCATTGAAATTTCGTCCTATATTGATCAAAAAAATTCCCATCTAGTCATTACTGATGATGGCGAAGGTATGTCCCAAGAAACTTTAGATAAAATTTATGAACCCTATTTTACAACTAAGGAATTAGGAAAAGGGACAGGTCTTGGAATGTTTGTTGTCAAACAAATCGTAGATAATTTTGAAATTCACTTAGAAATTGATTCAACTATTGGAAAAGGATCCAAATTTCATTTTATTTTTCCAAAGGTTTCAGAAACATAGTGACTTAAGTGTATCCAGGACTTAATGACTCACAATTAGATTTAATTCTCTCTCGTAGTGGTAGAGATTGTAAAATCGTTCCTCTACAAGAAGAAGCCTCTAGCCGACGGTACTTTCGTCTAACTTCTCTAAAAAATCCAGAAGAAGTTGTTTGTGTAGATGAGACTGTGAATGAAGATTTCATTATTATTTCTGAATTTCTGAATCAAAATAAAATAAACTCCCCAAAAGTTTTAGATGTAAATAGAAAGTTTGGGTTAACCTTTATGAGTTTTGAAGGTTTGGATGACTTTAGCACTTATCACTTAAATGATTATAAAAATAAATTTCCAATCCTAATCGATTTAATTTTAAAACTCCAAACATTGGATCCACCACCTCTCGTAAAAAATAGAAAATTTGATACAGAAAAATTAAGTTTCGAAACAAACTTAACATTGGAAAAATACGAAGGATTTCAAAATTTATTCCAAATCAGAACAAAATTTTCGAATGAAGCCAAGGCATTTATTGAAGAGACAGTTGGTTATTTAAGTCAATATCCAATCAATGTATTTACGCATAGAGATTTTCATTGTCGCAATGTTTTAATTTCACCTAATTCTGACTATGCTTTGATTGATTTTCAGGATGCAAGAATGGGTGTCCCGCAATACGATCTCGCTTCCATTTTATACGATGCATACTATCCTTTACCGAGAGATTTTCGTTCTTTGATGTTAAAATCATTTCGGGAAAGAAATACTGACCAAACAAAAAAATTTAACGATACGTTTTATCTCCAAGCACTACAACGATCCTTTAAGGCTCTTGGAACTTACTTTCGAATGGTTACAGACCATGGAAAAGATAAATTCAAACCATCCATTATTTCCTGTTTAAATCAATTGGAAGAAATCATTCAATTGGGAATGTTTGCTGACTCATTGTATATTTTTGTTCGTAGTTTACGGGAAGAACTAAGCCGTCATAAGGACTTTAAAAATTTATGAATGCCTTTGTATTGGCGGCTGGATTTGGAAAAAGGATGGGAATTCTCACAGAAAACAGTCCTAAACCGTTATTAAAGATTCAAGGTATTACTTTACTTGATTACAGTTTATATTTACTGAAACAATGGAAGATTTCTAAAGTTTGGATCAACACACACTACTTAGGTGGTCAAATCAAATCACATCTAGAGAGTTTTAAAGAACTACCAATAGAAGTATTGGAAGAGAAAGAGAAAATTTTAGGTACAGCAGGAGGAATTCGAACTGGTCTTCCTAAAGAATCACTAAATGATCCAATTTTACTAATCAATCCAGACACTTTATTTTTCCCAAATTCAGATTTTACACCAAAGAATCACTTATCTGATAAAACAAAAATTCATTTATACTTACTTCCAACTCCCGAAGGACAGAACTATACAAAAATAAATATTCTCAGTAATGGAATTTTAGAATTTGGAAATGGATCTTATTATTACATTGGACTTGCCATCTTAGATCCAAACTGCCTCATCCATTTAGAAAAGGATCAATATTATGATCTCTCTGATATCTTTAAGGAATGCGCTGAGAGAGGAGAGATTACCGGAGAAGTGTTTAGTGGCAATGTTTTGGACTTAGGTACAAAAGAACTTTGGGATTCCTATGCAACGAAAGATATTTTTGGAAGCGAACTTCCAAAAATTCAGGTCTTTCTCGAAACTTCAAATATGACTTAGAATCTCTTCTTTTCGTTTTTCGTATCCTTTTTTCCCGAGAAGAGCAAACATATTATTTTTATAATCTTCCACACCTGGTTGATCAAAAGGATTTACACCTAACATATAACCAGAAATTCCACAAGCAAATTCAAAAAAATATAAAAGTTCACCAATCATTTCTTCATTTAAGGATGGTAAGGTAATTTCTAAACAAGGCACTCCCCCATCTTTATGAGCAATCAGAGTTCCGAGCATTGCACTTTGATTTACTTCTGAAAGTTTTTTACCTGCTAAATAATTCAAACCATCACGATCGTCTGTTTTTTCTGTGAGGTATAAATCTTGTTTTGGAGATTCTATTTTGATAATTGTTTCCATCAAAGTACGTTCGCCGTCTTGGATATATTGGCCCATAGAATGGAGGTCCGTTGTGAATTGAACCGAAGCGGGGAAAATTCCTTTTCCAGTTTTTCCTTCACTTTCGCCAAACAGTTGTTTCCACCATTCAGAAACGAAAGACAATGCAGGAGTATAACTAACAAAGATTTCTATTTTTTTTCCGTTTGTATAGAGATTATTTCGAATTGCTGCATACATTGTGGCCACGTTGCCTTCGGAAGCAGTTTTTTCTTTAAGCTCAGCCTCCATTTGTTTGGCACCATCAATGAGTTTATTTATACTAAATCCTGCCGCAGCAATTGGTAATAGTCCCACAGCTGTAAACACAGAATAACGCCCCCCCACATCATCAGGGATAACAAAAGTGGGAAACCCATATTCGTCAGCAAGTTGTTTCAAAGCACCTTTTTCTTTATCGGTCGTTGCAAAAACTCGATTTTTAACATTCTCTTTTCCGTACTTTCTTTCCAAAAGAGAAAGTAACAAACGAAAGGCGATCGCAGGTTCAGTTGTTGTTCCCGACTTTGAGATCACATTGACTGAAAACTCTTTATTTTCCAGGAAAGCAAGTAAACGTGAATGATAATCTGAATCTAAATGATGACCGGCATAAATGATTTTTACTGATTTTTTATTGGATTCATGACCACCAAATTCTGGTGTCAGTGCTTCAATCACTGCCCTTGCCCCCAAATAACTTCCACCAATTCCTACTACGACTAAATATTGAGAATGAGATTGGATCGTTTCGGCAGCCAATCGTATCCTTTGCAAATCTTCCGAACTGGTTTGGCCGGGAAGATCCACCCAACCTAAAAACTCTTTCCCCATTCCTGTTTTTTGAAGTAAAGTCTGTCGGGCTTTCTCGGCATTTTCTAATCCTTTCTGAAGTAAAGTTTCAGTAAGAAAAGATTTCACAAATCGATCCGAAATTTTTAGGTTCGACATAGCACCTGTCCTAAAATAAAGTATGGCATCGAAAGGAAGATGAAGTGGATTCTTTTAGAAGTAAAGAAAATTTGAATCAATTTGAGTCATTATTTGGAAAAACAAAACAACTACCGCGTTTGTTCCAAGCTCCAGCTAGAATCAATATAATTGGTGAACATGTAGATTATTTAGGAGGAACGGTCCTTCCAGCTGCGATTAATTTCGCTGTGCAAGTCTATATTCGTCCAAACAATACTTCTAGCTATCATCTTCACTCAGTCACACATAACGAAACAGTTGAATTAAAAAAACCTCTATTACAAAATTCGAAATCACCTTGGTCGGACTATGTGGCCGGAGTCATTGTTGAAATAGAAAAAAAAGGCCACACCGTTCCTGGATTCGATTTCCTCGTGGATGGAAATATCCCTCAAGGATCAGGTCTTTCTTCTTCGGCTGCATTGGAAGTAGTCACTGGTTTTGCCATTCAGGAGACATTTGGACTAAGGATTCCCAAAGAAGAAATTGCTCTAATAGGACAAAGAGCTGAAAACAATTTTGTTGGAACCAAATGTGGGATTATGGATCAATTCATCATCGCTGTTGGAAAAGAGAATGATTGTATTTCCTTAAATACTGATACACTAAAATATTCGTATCACCATTTTGATCTTGGAGACTACGAATTTTACCTGATTAACTCGAATGTAAAACATAACTTAAAAGACAGTTCCTACAACAATCGCCGGGCCGAATGCGAATCAGCATTGATTAAAATTCAAACAAATCATCCGAAATTTACACATTTATATGACGTTGATTTATCCGATTTGGAGATATCTAACTGCCACCTAACAGAAGAAGAAGGTAAAAGAACCAAACATGTCACCTCTGAAAGAGAACGGACAAAAATTGTCATTAATGGACTAGAGTCTGGGAATTTTTCAGAAGTTGGATCGGCATTGTTTCGCACACATTGGTCTTTATCAAAAGATTTTGAGGTCTCTTGCCCCGAAACTGATTTCATTGTTGATTCCTTAGAGAATGCAGGTGTCATTGGTGCCAGAATGATCGGTGGTGGATTCGGTGGATGCGTACTCGTACTAGACAAGAAGGATCATTTTTCTGAAATCGAAGAAGTTTTAAAAAAAAGTTATCAACAAAAATTTAACCTTGCGTTAGACTTCTACAAGTTTCAAATTTCGGACGGGGTAAAGGAAATTTTTTTATGATCGAAAACTGGAGTGATTACACAGTCGAAAGCGGAGACTTTAAAATGGAAGTCCTCCACCAAAGATTTGTGCCCCTCGCAGAAACTGCTGTATACTTTGAGTTATCAGGAGAAATCAATCTTTACAATTCCCAGATTATGAAAGAAAATTTGGAAATCCTGATCTCTAAAGGCATCAATTATATTTATTTAAACTTTGAACAGGTCAGTTATATTGATAGTTCTGGGCTTGGAGTTTGTTTGGGAGTCCATTCCAGACTGATGAAACAAAAAGGATATATTCGAATCATTTCACCGTCTGAAAAAGTTAGATATGTATTGGAATTAACGAAACTAAAAAGCCTACTCCAAATTTTTCCAACATTGGAACAGGCTGTTCAAGCAGTTTAGAAATAAGTAGGAAAAAGAAATTTTAATTTTTCAATTTGTTCCGGATTTCTTTTTTCTGGAGAGGTTACCAAAGAAAACTTTGTACTTCCTACTAGGCTAGTATCATCCGATTTTCCTAAAAGGTCAATGAGTGCTGATAACAACTTCTTTGCTGTTTCTGCATTTTTATTTAAATTCCCCAAAACCATTTCCAAAGTCACATGAGCTTCATCTTCTTTCCAACAGTCATAGTCTGTAGACATACAAATCATTTGATAAAGAATCTCTGCTTCTCTTGCTAGTTTTGCTTCGGGAAGAACTGTCATATTGATGATGTCAGCTCCCCAAGATCTATACATATGAGATTCAGCTCTTGTAGAGAAAAGGGGTCCTTCCATACAGATCAATGTTTTGTTAGCATGGATGGGTAGACCGATTTGTTTTGCGGCTTCTTCTACTTTTTTTCCAAGACCCGGAGAAAAGGGATCTGCAAAAGGAGCGTGAGCAACCATTCCATTTTCAAAAAATGTAGATGGTCTTGCTTTGGTACGATCGATGATTTGCGAAGGAATTACAAAATCTCTAGGAGCAATTTCTTGACGAAGACTTCCGACAGAACTAAAAGCAATGATTTCTTCTACGCCTAACTGTTTTAATGCGGCAATATTGGCTCGTGCAGGAACTTCGCTAGGATTTAAAAAATGTCCTTTCCCGTGCCTTGGTAAAAAGGCAATTTCTTTCCCTTTAAACCGACCAATTGTAATCGTGTCCGATGGTTTGCCCCAAGGAGTTTCTGGATGGATTTCCTGAATGATCTCCATTCCATCAATTGAATACAGGCCTGTTCCACCAATGACCCCGATTTTCACTACATTTGCCATACGAATCCCCTTAAAGTGCAGTTTTCTTCTAACGATTTTAGTTGCATTCGTTTTTTGCATTCAGAGACTGTAGAATGCTCATGGGAGAATACATGAAATCCAAAATATTATCCTTAACCACTCTTACACTTCTGATTTTTACAGCAGGTATCACTTCCGATTCCGCTTTTGACCTGTCGACACAATCTGATCGTAAAACAGTCAGTGTGACTATTTATAACGGTGGGATTGGTCTCGTTCGAGAAACACGAAGTCTAAATCTCTCCAAGGGAATTCGTACTTTACGCTTCGAAGATGTTCCTTCTCAAATCATTCCACAAACCGTAAGGGTCAAAGGGGAAGATGGCAAAAAACTCACTGTCTTTGAACAAAACTACGAATATGATTTAATTTCTCCAGAACGGCTTATGGACAAATACATTGGAAAAGAAGTAACTCTTCACAACGAAGGAAAAGAAAAAACAACTTCAGTCAAAGCCACTTTGATCGCAAACAACGGAAACCCCGTTTATAAAATTGGGGATGAAATTTCACTAGGTTACAATGGAAGGGTGACAGTTCCCACCATCCCAGAAAATCTTTATGCAAAACCTACTCTTGTTTGGAAATTAAAGAATGATACAGAAAAAGAACAAACATTAGAAGTATCATACCAAACCCATGGCCTTGGTTGGTCGGCTGACTATATCCTCGTTTTGGACAAAGAAGAAAATAATTGTGGGTTGAATTCTTGGGTTACCCTAAATAACAACTCTGGTGCAGAATTCAAAAACGCAGTATTACAACTCGTTGCAGGAAAAGTAAATTTGGTCTCCAATCAAGTTTCATCTTATGCTGTAAAAGAACGTACTGTGAAAAAAACCATGACAAAAGAATATGCTGAAGCTGATGCTCCAGAATTTAACCAAGAAAATTTGTCTGAATACTATTTATACACTTTAGACCAACCGACAAACATTGGTTACAATCAAACGAAACAAGTTCAACTCTTTCAATCGGAAGGAATTGAAATCAAAAAATATTTTGTTTTTGAAAATCTACCTATGTATGAAGGAAATGAAAAGAATTTCAATAACGCAACCGTCAAATACATCTTTAAAAATGCAAAGAAAAACAATTTAGGAAGGCCACTCCCACAAGGAACCATTCGTGTTTTTAAAGCAGATTCCAAAGGACGCCAACAACTTCTGGGTGAGGACACAATTGACCATACACCTGAGAACGAAGAAGTAAAAATTCGAACAGGACAAGCCTTTGATGTAGTTGCTAACGGCAAACGACTTTCAAACGAAGTGTTTAAACTTTCTCGAGGAGATAAGTCGACCTACTCTGCAGAAATTCGAAATAGAAAAAAAGAAGAAATTGAAGTTCGATTTTATGCGAGTCTTTGGGGTGATTGGAATATAACAAAGTCTTCCCATAAATTTACAAAAGAATCTGCAACAAAAGCATATACAGATGTTCCTCTAAAAGCGAACGAAACTGTAACTGTGGAATACACTGTAGAAACTAAATACCATTAATGGAAAACAAATATGATGTAATCATCATTGGATCGGGTATTGGTGGCCTTACGGTCGCCTCTATCCTTTCTCAAGTTGCCA encodes the following:
- a CDS encoding hybrid sensor histidine kinase/response regulator, which codes for MDKILIIDDEEDIRIALKRVLSREGYQIELAESATEAIQRISAGETFSIVISDILMSGMSGIDFTKFIAEKQINLPVILITGNPNLSSAESAIRYHAFEYISKPVDKTQILSVVKRALEVKNQKDSDLEKLMLSEKLEKALRTQNLDLNRQNAAILNATSDAVITIDSKLTVVSANKASFEMFRFKIPLDLIGQSVRILFTENKMQKYMTQVSKVLNEESNQSTLQLSDVTLLRSDSTTFLADIAICSYSLDGDTYYTGVIRDVTQKKLMVEQLIHSERRAFLSVVAASIGHEINNSLTAIQGFVEMASRENADNMLKDRALKVTLNQTEKLRALTSNLLQLGKSLKSNGEQSKILDLNKEVNSVLQVFKETAKLKYCQIKREESTEEIPIRMNSDQFALLLSNILLNAADATNNIGTIEISSYIDQKNSHLVITDDGEGMSQETLDKIYEPYFTTKELGKGTGLGMFVVKQIVDNFEIHLEIDSTIGKGSKFHFIFPKVSET
- a CDS encoding aminoglycoside phosphotransferase family protein; this encodes MYPGLNDSQLDLILSRSGRDCKIVPLQEEASSRRYFRLTSLKNPEEVVCVDETVNEDFIIISEFLNQNKINSPKVLDVNRKFGLTFMSFEGLDDFSTYHLNDYKNKFPILIDLILKLQTLDPPPLVKNRKFDTEKLSFETNLTLEKYEGFQNLFQIRTKFSNEAKAFIEETVGYLSQYPINVFTHRDFHCRNVLISPNSDYALIDFQDARMGVPQYDLASILYDAYYPLPRDFRSLMLKSFRERNTDQTKKFNDTFYLQALQRSFKALGTYFRMVTDHGKDKFKPSIISCLNQLEEIIQLGMFADSLYIFVRSLREELSRHKDFKNL
- a CDS encoding nucleotidyltransferase family protein, giving the protein MNAFVLAAGFGKRMGILTENSPKPLLKIQGITLLDYSLYLLKQWKISKVWINTHYLGGQIKSHLESFKELPIEVLEEKEKILGTAGGIRTGLPKESLNDPILLINPDTLFFPNSDFTPKNHLSDKTKIHLYLLPTPEGQNYTKINILSNGILEFGNGSYYYIGLAILDPNCLIHLEKDQYYDLSDIFKECAERGEITGEVFSGNVLDLGTKELWDSYATKDIFGSELPKIQVFLETSNMT
- a CDS encoding glucose-6-phosphate isomerase — translated: MSNLKISDRFVKSFLTETLLQKGLENAEKARQTLLQKTGMGKEFLGWVDLPGQTSSEDLQRIRLAAETIQSHSQYLVVVGIGGSYLGARAVIEALTPEFGGHESNKKSVKIIYAGHHLDSDYHSRLLAFLENKEFSVNVISKSGTTTEPAIAFRLLLSLLERKYGKENVKNRVFATTDKEKGALKQLADEYGFPTFVIPDDVGGRYSVFTAVGLLPIAAAGFSINKLIDGAKQMEAELKEKTASEGNVATMYAAIRNNLYTNGKKIEIFVSYTPALSFVSEWWKQLFGESEGKTGKGIFPASVQFTTDLHSMGQYIQDGERTLMETIIKIESPKQDLYLTEKTDDRDGLNYLAGKKLSEVNQSAMLGTLIAHKDGGVPCLEITLPSLNEEMIGELLYFFEFACGISGYMLGVNPFDQPGVEDYKNNMFALLGKKGYEKRKEEILSHI
- the galK gene encoding galactokinase; this translates as MDSFRSKENLNQFESLFGKTKQLPRLFQAPARINIIGEHVDYLGGTVLPAAINFAVQVYIRPNNTSSYHLHSVTHNETVELKKPLLQNSKSPWSDYVAGVIVEIEKKGHTVPGFDFLVDGNIPQGSGLSSSAALEVVTGFAIQETFGLRIPKEEIALIGQRAENNFVGTKCGIMDQFIIAVGKENDCISLNTDTLKYSYHHFDLGDYEFYLINSNVKHNLKDSSYNNRRAECESALIKIQTNHPKFTHLYDVDLSDLEISNCHLTEEEGKRTKHVTSERERTKIVINGLESGNFSEVGSALFRTHWSLSKDFEVSCPETDFIVDSLENAGVIGARMIGGGFGGCVLVLDKKDHFSEIEEVLKKSYQQKFNLALDFYKFQISDGVKEIFL
- a CDS encoding STAS domain-containing protein is translated as MIENWSDYTVESGDFKMEVLHQRFVPLAETAVYFELSGEINLYNSQIMKENLEILISKGINYIYLNFEQVSYIDSSGLGVCLGVHSRLMKQKGYIRIISPSEKVRYVLELTKLKSLLQIFPTLEQAVQAV
- the mtnP gene encoding S-methyl-5'-thioadenosine phosphorylase, translated to MANVVKIGVIGGTGLYSIDGMEIIQEIHPETPWGKPSDTITIGRFKGKEIAFLPRHGKGHFLNPSEVPARANIAALKQLGVEEIIAFSSVGSLRQEIAPRDFVIPSQIIDRTKARPSTFFENGMVAHAPFADPFSPGLGKKVEEAAKQIGLPIHANKTLICMEGPLFSTRAESHMYRSWGADIINMTVLPEAKLAREAEILYQMICMSTDYDCWKEDEAHVTLEMVLGNLNKNAETAKKLLSALIDLLGKSDDTSLVGSTKFSLVTSPEKRNPEQIEKLKFLFPTYF
- a CDS encoding DUF4139 domain-containing protein, coding for MKSKILSLTTLTLLIFTAGITSDSAFDLSTQSDRKTVSVTIYNGGIGLVRETRSLNLSKGIRTLRFEDVPSQIIPQTVRVKGEDGKKLTVFEQNYEYDLISPERLMDKYIGKEVTLHNEGKEKTTSVKATLIANNGNPVYKIGDEISLGYNGRVTVPTIPENLYAKPTLVWKLKNDTEKEQTLEVSYQTHGLGWSADYILVLDKEENNCGLNSWVTLNNNSGAEFKNAVLQLVAGKVNLVSNQVSSYAVKERTVKKTMTKEYAEADAPEFNQENLSEYYLYTLDQPTNIGYNQTKQVQLFQSEGIEIKKYFVFENLPMYEGNEKNFNNATVKYIFKNAKKNNLGRPLPQGTIRVFKADSKGRQQLLGEDTIDHTPENEEVKIRTGQAFDVVANGKRLSNEVFKLSRGDKSTYSAEIRNRKKEEIEVRFYASLWGDWNITKSSHKFTKESATKAYTDVPLKANETVTVEYTVETKYH